In the Mya arenaria isolate MELC-2E11 chromosome 11, ASM2691426v1 genome, one interval contains:
- the LOC128209909 gene encoding pantetheinase-like: MTVGSPGMLLTLLLVLGGRILAGLETPLADSYRAAVYEHNVSFPRHRDVVPRLEALQLMEENLGKFDEQARQAAQQKAKIIVFPEYGVYGLGWTRQKLAPFLEYIPDPAGNPWNPCDNPNGFVSAVQTLLSCIAKNNSIYVVANIGSQQPCISTDKSCPSDHVYQFNTNVVYDPRGIFIARYFKYNLDSVEMQYFDRPPVVNHTIFDTPFGRFATVCSNDILYKEPTLTLVKTMNITNLAMPAAWKEELPLMSAIEFHSAFAEGLLINVLAANLHVVDLGYYGSGLYWPTGTSINASYFYDDDPYSEGSLVVETLTPSIIPSDVWDPPQFTENKRFAPRRLVNNAEQSSLTHKIKINGDIYTAKVFKFGEAYSANVCQGSLCCDADFEGGASGDMFAFGAFEGMHSGNNSYYLQSCALIKCAGRTVESCGQPTKHTSTGIDKMSMSGNFSYPYQFPEVFTVGDHPEIVTQIWYYQGSVIIDVGLYGDLLTVAIQAIDYSRQ; this comes from the exons ATGACTGTGGGTTCGCCAGGAATGTTGCTCACTCTGCTACTGGTATTGGGTGGCCGGATTTTGGCGGGGTTGGAGACGCCCCTCGCGGACTCCTATCGCGCCGCTGTGTACGAGCACAACGTCAGCTTCCCCCGTCATCGCGACGTCGTCCCCCGCTTGGAAGCGCTGCAGCTGATGGAGGAAAACCTTGGCAAGTTCGATGAACAAGCGCGGCAGGCCGCCCAACAG AAAGCAAAGATCATCGTGTTTCCAGAGTATGGCGTGTACGGGCTAGGCTGGACTCGTCAGAAACTCGCGCCTTTCTTGGAATACATTCCCGACCCTGCGGGCAATCCATGGAACCCATGTGATAACCCCAACGGTTTCGTTTCCGCGGTCCAGACATTGCTTAGTTGCATTGCGAAAAACAATTCCATTTATGTTGTGGCGAATATTGGTTCTCAGCAGCCTTGTATTTCAACAGACAAGAGCTGTCCCAGCGACCACGTTTATCAATTTAATACTAATGTAGTGTATGACCCAAGAGGGATATTTATTGCAAGGTATTTCAAGTATAACCTTGACAGTGtagaaatgcaatattttgatcGTCCCCCAGTTGTAAACCACACCATATTTGACACGCCATTCGGTCGTTTTGCCACGGTTTGTTCTAATGACATTCTCTATAAAGAGCCAACACTCACACTGgtgaaaacaatgaacattACCAACCTCGCGATGCCGGCTGCCTGGAAAGAGGAACTTCCGCTAATGTCCGCTATCGAGTTCCACTCGGCGTTCGCAGAGGGACTTCTCATCAACGTCTTGGCAGCAAACCTCCACGTCGTTGACCTTGGTTACTATGGCAGCGGCCTATACTGGCCAACGGGAACTTCCATAAACGCCTCGTATTTTTACGACGACGACCCTTACAGTGAAGGATCTCTGGTCGTTGAAACATTAACACCTTCAATTATACCATCCGATGTTTGGGACCCTCCACAGTTCACAGAAAATAAGCGTTTTGCTCCTCGCAGATTAGTAAATAATGCAGAGCAATCAAGCCTCactcataaaattaaaattaacgGTGATATTTACACAGCAAAGGTCTTCAAATTTGGAGAGGCTTACAGTGCAAATGTATGTCAAGGCAGTCTGTGTTGCGATGCAGATTTCGAGGGCGGCGCTTCCGGCGACATGTTTGCATTTGGGGCATTTGAAGGAATGCATAGCGGCAACAACTCTTACTACCTACAGTCGTGCGCATTGATCAAATGCGCTGGTAGAACTGTTGAAAGTTGTGGACAACCGACCAAACATACATCTACGGGGATAGATAAGATGTCGATGAGCGGGAACTTCTCCTATCCCTACCAGTTTCCGGAAGTGTTTACGGTGGGGGACCATCCAGAGATAGTGACGCAGATCTGGTACTACCAGGGCTCTGTCATAATCGACGTCGGGCTTTATGGAGATCTGCTCACTGTAGCCATTCAGGCCATAGACTATAGCCGACAATAG